The following nucleotide sequence is from Ornithodoros turicata isolate Travis chromosome 2, ASM3712646v1, whole genome shotgun sequence.
CGCAAGAGCACATGCTATTTCTTTGCACAATACGCGGCGGCCCAAAAGGAATTGTTCTTCAGGTGTTCTTTACTGTTCGTTCCCAGAATCTCCCAGAATCTAAAAGCGGTAAAACGCGATTAGTCAGCGTACAAGTCATGTGTGTGATTTCCGCTTGGTCAACTTTAGTCTTAGCGCCTTTAAAATTTGTGAGCCTTTCCAATAGACGCAAAGAAGTGAAGTTCACTTCCTTTGCTTGCGTGGTTCGTCGGAGCCGCGCACAATTCCGCTCTGGTTCGAGGAAAGCTTGTGCTTGCGGCAACGTGGCGAAGCAGCCCATACGCTCGCGGCAGTCGATGTAAATATATTTTCTCCCAGCACCTATATACCTATACACAAGAGAAACCCCACTATGATGCAGCTTTCACTTTCCTTCACAAAGCACAGTGAAACGGTATTGAAACGGAGTCCCATTCGCTGTAGTCGCTTTTCGGATGTTAGTCACGCttacaatttatttattttgtttcctcCTCTACCCACGCTGATCTCGTTATTTTGAGCGTTCCTCTGGAGCgaaaaccgttttttttccttctccaAATCATGCAGATGTGCCCTAGCTTCCATGTGCGATACTCTGCAGGTTGTATTTACCATCCGAAAGCAATTTCCTTGATGGTGTGCGGCGGGAGGAGGTAAGGAAAAGAACAAAGCCGATCGCTTCGCCCAGCTCGCAGTAGATCGCAATTTAATTCTTTCGGAAACCGCGGATTTGTGGGTAACACCCTCCTTGTGAACAGGTTTCGCCAGTCGGGAAGCATGCAACTGAATCGTTCCCCCAGCTTAGCATGAGAGGAGCCGAAGCAACGCAACCTCTACCAGGCTCACGTAGCGCCCAAGCGAAGTCTACTGGATCAAAGACGACGCGGCACCTGAATCCTCACCACGCGGCGCCACAGGATATCGAAAGGAAATacaaagcgtttataggagtaacaaaagcatgatgaattttcatttcttttcatcttgcctgatgggataaaacaatcttatgctgcatggagtagaaagggtcaggtagtcgcgttatagcgtcgaacgccgaacgagtttcgccctcatatggccagagttattcgcgggaacttaaattcgcgattttggaggtgtgcgtgaaaaacgcgaaaaataattccgcgcgaaaaaaaaaaaaaaaaaaagaacacttctacagtatgcGGAGAGCGGGTGGTTGCATCTATGCATCTATATGGTTCTTATCAACACTGTTTGAAAATGTCGATTGAGACTGGGTTTGTACTTAATACTTCTGGACGTATAGAGGTAAATAGCTGACAAATCACAAAAACAATGGTTTTATCTACCGCTACATGTGATGCTGAATAGCGCTTAGACTTTGCCGCAACCAAAAAGAGTATCCGCGAGGAAAGGTTTCGTACCCCACTCGGCAGCACTTTCCGAGACAAACTTACCAACGACAGTTGCTTTTAGTCGGTGGCCAAGCGCCGTCCGCAGTTACCAAGCCCGTGATGTGGCGCTAATCGTCAAAAAGGCAGCGGAACAAACCGCTGGTTTGACCAACTTACTTACTTTGACCAACACCACGCCTAACTGGACCATCCGGCTAGTAACGCTTCACAATCACTGTTTCATGGTTGAGGCAATACACCGTCCAAAGCTTCTTTCTTACGAGACTAGCTCTTCCAACCCAGAAGGAGTATATCATCTCTGGATTCGAATCAAAGCTCGTTACCTTAGGAATTTTCATAGACTATACGAAGGCATCCATGTGCTAAATCACGATGTTTTCATTCGAAAGCTTGAACATTGCGGAATAAGAGGCATCCCACTGAAATTAATGCGCATCTTTAACATCAAAAGCAATTTGTTGCTATTCATGGTCATTATTCCGACACATTCTGTATCGTAAATTGCGTGCCGCAAGGGAGCATCCTTAGACTATTGCTTTTCATCatatacagcttgggacaaaagttcacggaacgcgcgagcggtgtatttgcCATAGAGTTAATTTAGGAGGACTCTAGAGAACGGACCTGGCACGTCGTCAATAGACCACCCGCTGTTTGGAAACAGTCaaatggccaggcgaacattatCTCGAAGAACGtatatgtaactacaagataaTCAATTACCGAAAGTttattaattctttaattaggggatttcgcgcaaaagcgagatagcagaacggaagatattcctcgttgaaagccatatCTTGCTTAAGAAatccttaaacgcgcacgtgcgctgaaatatccgtcgctgaatgtcgctatgcaaTTGAGCCTAAACAAGAAGTACGCAATtaccgagcgcagaaatgacgcgaccttcgccttatctgggttggaaagcgatctatctggccaacagattagcgcctgcACCAATCAGCTCGATTGCTCCAAAGCACGCggtcctctcacgtggattgcctgtcgctctcTCGGCGCTCGAAAAGCGCGTAGCAAATAGTGCGTTTTGTGTGTGTCGGCCACAAGCACCCCGTCAGAGTTTTCAATCGCGGGATCGCTGGGCTTAGTGCGATAATGCGCGCGAAGCGTACAAGCCTCAACCAACTCGCTCTGGACAAGCTTAtatttattcatgataactacagcctctgcaaaaatGCCATCCAATGACGTCTcgccttatgtcatatcgttttCTTAGGTTTGCATATTTACAGATATCTACTATTGTTTCTAGAAAAGAGCCACCCACTGGATCAGTGGGCAGAGCTTTGACGCGTCGTCGTTCTGTGAACGTTCGgcactcgctataactgttatgtgcgattggattggattggattggaaaagaaagaaaaatatggagaggttagtcccgacccagtcagaactggctactccaaaacgcgtttgtgggtaaacaaaaagaaagaaaaaggaactgtTATGTGCGATTACTATTAAAGGGATGACTCATTGTTCTGATTGTCTAGCTATGTTGTCTTCTCCTTCTCGCTTGGACGACGACCTTCGTGAAGTGCTTTGTGTCTCCTAACAAACCTTTGTGTGTTCTGGTTATCTGTCATAAGACACACCTATCCAGTGATGATGAATACTTGTTTGGCGCAAGGTACAGTAAATACTGCCACCGTCTCGGTGTCTGTGTCGGAGAAAATGCCCCCGCTCTGAGGCGACCGTGCGTCCCCGTCCGAGAAGAGAACAGCCCACGGGCCCACGCCGATAAGACAGCGTGATGCCGCCGACGCCGCCGGTccttcaacgtgctctacgccgccgccggaAAAAGTGCCCAGGGCGCACACCTCTAAGTAGGACTGCGAGATGTTTACTGGTGCGGACCATGTATATCCTCTGCGGTAAGTTGTcagatgtaacgacgtattcatTAGAGCATTTCACACGCGTCAGCGACAAGTTGTGGCGCCAGAACATGTAGTCCGTGTGAGAAAGATGTGTGTATATGCAAGGCGCATTAAAGCTATGCAAAGTGTTCATCTCTGTGTCGTTCTCTGTTTGGTTGACTCTCGGGAGAGGCCCGCACACGGGTGATTAACCCTACTGAAAGCAAAACTGCGTCTTACATCATCATGATTCATCAACACGAGCCCAAATTTTTGTATGAGACTTTCCTTCCGCTGCTTTCGTTCCTTTCCTTCGGAACCCACAAATCTACTTTCGTCAGAAGGTCGACTTCTTTACCTGATAGTTTTCACACGCTTATGCTTTCCTAACGAGAGGAATCCTGAGTGCTTCCAGCAGCGCGTGGGATATCGAGAGTACAGAGCATAACTTTACTAACCCCGTCCTAAAGACAAGCTATCGTCCTGTAATTCGAACCAAAAAACGTTTTTAAGTTGTACTACATGGGTTTCAGAACGGACGATTTCAAGAAATCCCAGTGCTGCATGAGGCACGGATTGCACCATGCGCGCTTATTGACATGGGAAAGAGGGAATTCCCGATTATGTTCCCGATTACCTTGGCACGTGTTAACGTTGACGCAGTAACGATACCCACGTGGTGTATGCTGCCAAATACGGCAACATGAACAGCATATGTCACGGCAGGTAAGACAGCGGCCTTGCTAGAAAACAAGAAAACCGATTGCGTGTCGACGGAAGGCGACAGTTGCAACGAAAGGTAGCCCACCAGCAACCTTTCCAAAGTCACCCTTTCGTGTCTGCGAAAGGAAGACCGAAAGGGAAGGATTGTTTCAAACTGGCCGGGAGGTTCTCTTTCGGAGCGAAAGAGGGATCGGGAAGGAAAGTAGCATTTCAAAATTCGGCCATGATTCGGGCCTTGTTCTCCCAACTGTGCCGGCTCTCCCAACATTGACAACACGGTGACCCACGTAGTTCGCCTCAACTACAGCCTTctgcaaaggggggggggggagtctgGAAGTACAATGCTGTACGTCATATATACTACAAGAAAACATGCGAATGATCCACCACGATCCAGTTGCTACTCAAGTCCATCTGGAATACATTTGGGGATGAACGATTCTCCGATGTGCTAAAAGTCTGTAGTTCGCTGTAGTTCGGCAGAATCGGTCGCTTGATTCGGACACAAGCGGCTTGCTAAAATTCCCTGCAGGATCCAATTTAAAACAGGGCCGCTTGGCCATGAAACTAGACCACCTTGACTAGACTTGGCCATCACTATAGACCAAACTGCCTTGGCCGAGGGGTTACTAGAACCTTCGACAACCCCCGGGTGGTGACCGACAGTTTAGTAATATATTTATTTTAGTATTGGCTTAATACAAGACATACATTATTAGTTTAGTTTTTGAGAAGTCTTCGAGTTGACAGCGAAGGTGAGACTCTATGACGATTTTGGCCGTGGCGTTCTTTATCCTCAAGGCCGCCGGCAACGTAACACACGCGTACTAAACGTGAAACATCCATCGCAAGGATGGGCAGCGGTCTAGGACGCTTAGACTACGTAGGGTGAATGTTCTAATCCTGTGTGTTTAGGGAACGACTTCAGGGTCGGCGTCATTGGTAATAATCGGTGTGATCACCCTCGCCGCTGACTTCACATGGTTAATTATGTAATTTTGATTTTTTTCCTGTGCCTGTGAAGTGCATGAATAGTAGTCGACGCCATATATTGCGAGGAACATTGGTGGCACTGGTACTGCACATCATCAAGGAGCACACGAAGGAGACGCCGTTATGCTCCTGCGGAGAGAGACGTTATGcgtagaggtgtgcgcgggtAACCAAATCCTCACCCGCACCCGCCCCGCACCCGCAGGTGTGGCACCTGCGTCCGCACCCGCGCTGAGTTGTGCGAGTACGCCCGCGCAACCCGCAGACGccgtgcgggtatacccgcaattACCCGCGTCCACGGGATCATGAACATGACATTCATTCGCATGGAATTACTTGTGCGTAAATGTCCCTTTTGAATCTCTGCAGTAAACGGGACTGCTTGTGATGTGTAAATCATACGCGTCCAAATGACAAAATATCTGTGAGCACAGAAGTTCAAACCCTCATCACTACACCGTATCCCGTTCGCAGAAGCGCGCACGCATTTGTGAATTAAAACTTAGCTGAAAACGCAGGGCAGGATTAGAACATGCGCCAATAAGGGGGAGTTAAAATTCGTTCACTTCTCTTCGGTAACGCAGGGCAAAGCAATCAAATTGAGGAGTGCGGGTAGCGCGGGTACACCCGCAAAACCCGCAGTCGCTTGCGGGCgcacccgcattttacccgcgACCCGCAGCAAGGTCAATTTTCCACCCGCAAATCGCAAAAACGTGCGGGTATGcgcgggtacccgcgggtatacccgcacccgcgcacacctctagttatGCGGTCAAGTACGACCCACTCCAATGGGCATCAGACAATCTTATTCTCACGAAATGCGAAGAAGTAACAGTGTGTGCAATTTTCCTCGTCTCCAGAAGAAAATGGAAGCTAGAAACGGCGTCAGGAACCGAGGCGTGTGTGCCGCTGTCACCGTTGAAAATAGTCGACCCTCCTTCGCTGAATTACTTCTCGGCGCAAGACCTTATCTCCTACGTCACTGCCACGCCAAAATGGCAtgcactcttacaaatgaacttcaccgcatagtaaccctgacttccggtctaacctcaCTTCCGGTTAtccacctccggtctatacttgacatCCTGTTCGACTTTCAATTACGAtgtgtaagtccatttaattaacctttaattagcttCAATTACTTTAAATTACCCTAGAATTACCCTTTAATCTTGAATTTCTTTTAATTCCCTTTGATTACGTTtatttgctttaattactctcaattttcTTTAATTTGCGTTAATTACATTTCATTAACCCCGgcaacctgcggttaccttcagtaatctttaatttcattctCTCTCTAATCTTTCTCTGTTACATATGTCTTACACTCAATCCCtctaaactcaactttcttgctatAATTACCTcgaattaccttcaattactcttacctcttactcttaattaacTTAGACTACTtgaatttcaaatcatttactCCATTTAAGTTATCTTGATATCCCTTTTACAGGTCCACTTATACGTGTGTACATGTCACTTATACCTACATATCATCTATGTaggaagggaattgcctcaggacgagagcctaCAGCCTACACATCATCTATGTAGGCTGTTACCCAGTTACCCAGCTGTTGGCAGGCACGTTATTAAATCAATCCTAACAAACAAACCTCTTTCTCGGGGATGCTTCGCCATCTCATACATACATCATacatacagacagacagacagggtgtcccagaaaacgtgtcagtgaattttttataaaaaaactacgccacatagaatcatgcggtcaacggcatttgttcttactaggttttcgccacctcctgaagtgcatgtcatgtaacgtaagtttaattatgtaaatttgtgcgaactgaactcagaaacttgccaagtaaagttaacttttttaccccaccaatgtgaagaacgtgccgaatttactcaaattaatgataattgatagGAATActgaggagctatcgtatcggaaTAAATAGCTGAAAATGTAAAAATAGCGAGGCCCTTTCATGCCGAAAGCCCTAGCGAGAAAGGGCACGTGACATACATAAACCCTTCACGAGGTTAAAGCAATGACAAGGAGAAAAATAGTAGCATTGTATTCGTCCATCGGTTGTCTGTTATCGGATTGCGGTTTTGAAAAGAGGTTCTATCCATGACAGGTCGAGACTGGTaggtactcgggttcgaatcccggtgccgactgtgctgtctggtgtttttcctgggttttcctcagatgccttcaaacacagttcccttagaagtcggcccaggacgcacattccccagtcGTGACATTGCTCAACTCtgaggcagacaacggcgagcccccTTCATCATCGCCACCAGGTTCTTCCCCCTAGCATATAGAGCCTTTCGGTAATGCCATTTTCAGCTTCACGGTATATGCTTCACGCTTCGCTTTTCGCTTTCgcgtatcttaaatacttttcaagatTGGGTAGTTAGTTCTTTACTCGGTTACTTATTTGTCCCGCACGCGGTAATTTAACTTAAATTATCTTTGTGCCCGTCTTGAAGCGAGTCATGCCGCGTTCCTTCCATCGTCAACCGATCGTCGTCGCCATATTGGTGCGGAGCGTTATTTACGGTGCAGGAAGGAAATATTCGTTTGTACTTAACCTTTCGAGAGCCCTACGTCCCTGAACTTTGGTTccgtgacatttcatcgaacgccgattcaccgaacgccgtttcatcgaatcggtggccgccgcattttcttgcggcaacgtgtgaaatacgtaaaaggctctcctgacctgacCTTGCTCAAGCGTTgacgaaacggcgttcgatgaaatcgcgttcgataaaacggcgtcgaccaaacggcgttcgatgaaatggcggACACCTTTCCAATCAGCTGCGCTGCCACGTGTACTTCGTAATCCAATGACAACGCAACCCCCTGTAACCCTCTACTTCGCGCAACTGCCAATATCGAAAGCATCACATCGGCCGACGTGAACTGTGAGAATTCGTCGTGAGAGTTAGTCGTTTGTCGTGTGAGTGTTTGTGCGAATGCAAGAAACTGCCGTGACATTTGATCGGAAGCCATTTCGTCGAAAAATggacgtttcatcgaacgccgttccATCGAATCGGTGGCCACGGCCTTTTCTtgcggcaacgtgtgaaatacgtcaaaggctctcctaacctaaccttggtcagtctccccaacgtgtgaaatacgtaaaaggctctcctgacctgacCTTGGCCAGGCGTCgacgaaacggcgttcgatgaaatggacagacacagacccccccccccccttcgtttCATCGCTTGTTGTGGCTGAGGTGAGCTGTAGGGAATTTACTCAGAAGCAGGATATTGTATATAGCATCATATTGTATCATGGGCACAGAGTTCCTTTGCAACGAAGTAAGCTATTACCAGAAGACACATTTGTGTGAGGGATTCATTGGCGAGTCCTTCGGGCAAGAAAAGGTTTCGCTGAAGTGTTGAGAGTTCATAAGAGGTACGTTACATCTTTCATCCGAAGGCGGATGAGTTCGAGGCGTCGGGTCCGGGAATTCCTTTCCACACCACAGTAGGCACCAGGAAATGTAGAAGGTCTTGTCCTTCGTCAAACCCTTCACGTTGGTCAGAGTGACATGAGACTTTTCCGAAGCCTTCTGGTATGCCCTCAACAGGGACGTAGTACCCATCGTGTCCGCTAGATACTCTTGGGGATAATCTGCGTAAGCTCTAGCTTTCGGAGCTTTCTCAATGGTCTCGTTGTGGCAACGGACGATCTTGTCGTATTCCGCAATACTTTCGTTGGTAAACCACGGTTTCAACTTCCCTGCACCGTCATAATTCCTGCCCAATGTATCGTAGCCGTGCATTAGTTCATGTGTCACGAAACGCCCTAGGGCTCCATAGTTCACTTCTGGAGGAGCACCATATGCAAAGGTTGGCGTGAGCATAATAGCGGCTGATAGCATTATGCGATTTAGCGGCGGCACGTAGACACCATTGGCGAGGTACGTAGGAAATATGTGTCGTAGTTCGATGGGTGGGGAGCCGCTCAGTATTTCATTCCAC
It contains:
- the LOC135384972 gene encoding endothelin-converting enzyme 1-like; protein product: MEVVDFSDGSHTQYQEQWPGEQRTGEGKPTLVQDIPDLNGTFIEDYIQVQKFWTKRKWNEILSGSPPIELRHIFPTYLANGVYVPPLNRIMLSAAIMLTPTFAYGAPPEVNYGALGRFVTHELMHGYDTLGRNYDGAGKLKPWFTNESIAEYDKIVRCHNETIEKAPKARAYADYPQEYLADTMGTTSLLRAYQKASEKSHVTLTNVKGLTKDKTFYISWCLLWCGKEFPDPTPRTHPPSDERCNVPLMNSQHFSETFSCPKDSPMNPSHKCVFW